From one Pseudomonas sp. S35 genomic stretch:
- the aqpZ gene encoding aquaporin Z has protein sequence MSLFKRSVTEGLGTFWLVLGGCGSAVLAAAFPAVGIGLLGVSLAFGLTVLTMAVAIGPISGCHLNPAVSVGLVVGGRFAARELPAYIAAQVIGGVVAAALLYFIASGKPGFELAGGLASNGYGEHSPGGYSMAAGLVCELVMTAMFVLIILGATDHRAPKGLAPIAIGLALTLIHLISIPVTNTSVNPARSTGPALIVGGWAIQQLWMFWLAPILGAVIGGVTYRWLGREESA, from the coding sequence ATGTCTTTGTTCAAGCGTTCAGTCACAGAGGGGCTGGGTACGTTTTGGCTGGTGTTGGGCGGTTGCGGGAGTGCGGTGTTGGCCGCCGCGTTTCCCGCTGTCGGGATCGGGTTGCTGGGGGTGTCACTGGCGTTCGGGCTCACGGTGCTGACCATGGCGGTGGCGATCGGGCCTATCAGCGGTTGTCACCTCAACCCGGCGGTATCGGTGGGGCTGGTCGTGGGCGGAAGGTTTGCGGCCAGGGAGTTGCCAGCGTACATCGCGGCTCAAGTTATCGGTGGAGTCGTCGCGGCGGCCTTGTTGTATTTCATCGCCAGCGGCAAGCCGGGCTTTGAACTGGCCGGCGGGCTCGCCTCCAACGGTTATGGCGAGCATTCGCCGGGCGGGTACTCGATGGCGGCCGGGTTAGTCTGTGAGCTGGTGATGACGGCCATGTTCGTGCTGATCATCCTCGGCGCCACCGACCACCGCGCCCCGAAAGGCCTCGCGCCCATCGCCATCGGCCTGGCATTGACCTTGATCCACTTGATCTCCATCCCCGTGACCAACACCTCGGTCAACCCGGCCCGCAGTACCGGCCCGGCACTGATCGTAGGCGGGTGGGCGATCCAGCAACTGTGGATGTTCTGGCTCGCGCCGATCCTTGGTGCGGTAATCGGCGGCGTCACGTATCGATGGCTGGGCCGGGAGGAGTCGGCCTGA
- a CDS encoding GNAT family N-acetyltransferase: protein MPLQRLQSLSETAPDTWDALVPQAQPFVRHAFLSALEDSASVGPHSGWQPEHLLHWEGDRLVAALPGYRKWHSYGEYVFDHGWADACQRAGIDYYPKLLTAVPFSPVSGPRLLAANAQDGFELLNSLPGYLEIEGLSSAHINFTDALADEAMSGQPGWMQRLGCQFHWQNRGYRDFQDFLDALSSRKRKQMRKEREQVAGQGIDFEWLQGHELSEAHWDFVYACYANTYAVRRQSPYLTRAFFSLLAERMPEAIRVVLAKQGTRPVAMAFSLIGGDSFYGRYWGCLAEFDRLHFETCFYQGMDYAIAHGLQRFDAGAQGEHKLIRGFEPVITHSWHYLRHPGLKNAVEDFLARERVGILAYAEEARAALPYRQG, encoded by the coding sequence ATGCCGTTGCAACGCCTGCAAAGCTTGTCCGAAACAGCCCCGGATACCTGGGATGCGCTGGTGCCGCAGGCCCAACCGTTCGTGCGGCATGCGTTCCTGAGCGCCCTGGAAGACAGCGCCAGCGTCGGGCCGCACTCGGGCTGGCAGCCTGAGCATTTGTTGCACTGGGAGGGCGATCGGTTGGTGGCGGCATTGCCCGGTTATCGCAAGTGGCATTCCTATGGCGAGTACGTGTTCGACCATGGCTGGGCCGACGCCTGCCAGCGAGCTGGTATCGATTACTACCCTAAGCTGCTCACGGCTGTGCCGTTCAGTCCCGTCAGCGGCCCACGCCTGTTGGCCGCCAATGCGCAAGACGGCTTCGAGTTGCTCAACAGCCTGCCGGGCTACCTGGAAATCGAGGGGCTTTCCAGTGCGCATATCAACTTCACCGATGCCCTGGCCGACGAGGCAATGTCCGGCCAACCGGGCTGGATGCAGCGCCTGGGCTGCCAGTTTCATTGGCAGAACCGTGGCTACCGCGACTTCCAGGATTTCCTCGACGCGCTGAGTTCACGCAAGCGTAAACAGATGCGCAAAGAGCGTGAGCAGGTGGCGGGGCAGGGCATCGACTTCGAATGGTTGCAAGGCCATGAACTAAGCGAGGCGCACTGGGATTTTGTCTACGCCTGCTACGCCAACACCTACGCGGTGCGCCGCCAGTCGCCCTACCTGACCCGCGCGTTTTTCAGCCTGCTGGCCGAACGCATGCCCGAGGCGATCCGCGTGGTGCTGGCCAAGCAAGGCACGCGGCCGGTGGCCATGGCGTTCAGCCTGATCGGCGGCGACAGCTTCTATGGCCGTTACTGGGGGTGCCTGGCGGAATTCGACCGCCTGCATTTCGAAACCTGTTTCTACCAAGGCATGGACTACGCCATTGCCCACGGCCTGCAACGTTTCGACGCCGGCGCCCAGGGCGAGCACAAATTGATTCGCGGGTTTGAGCCGGTGATCACCCATTCCTGGCATTACTTGCGCCATCCGGGGTTGAAGAATGCCGTGGAGGATTTCCTGGCGCGCGAGCGGGTGGGGATTCTGGCTTATGCCGAAGAGGCGAGGGCAGCCCTGCCGTATCGGCAGGGCTGA